CTCTTACCAGCAGTCTGGATGACCCTCATCTTTCTCACCTCAGAACTTTCCACCGAGGAACTTCGCGACCTCTCCAACGGTAACGTACTTCGGAGTGGCAAGCCTCGACATGTGGGCCTCGCTTATGGTCTCGAACTCCTTGCCCTCGAACTCCTTGGGAACTCCGACGTAGACCTTGAGCCTCTTGAAGGCCTTCCTTCCGCGGTCGGTCTTCCAGGGGAGCATGCCCCTAACAGTTCTCCTGACGATCTCGTCGCTCCTCTTCGGATAGAACGGGCCCCTCCTCGGGTTGGTCCTGGTTCTGAGCTCGGTCCTCTGCTTGTACTTGGCGAAGATGTCCTCCCTGTTGCCGGTGATGATGGCCTTTTCGGCGTTGACGATGACTACCTCCTCGCCCTCGAGGAGCATCTTGGCGACCTTCGAGGCGAGCCTTCCGAGTATGAGTCCTTCAGCGTTAATTATCCTCATGGCCCATCACTCCATTATGATTACTCCACTACCCTTCGGGTTTCTCTCCATAAGCTCCTCAATGCTTATGGCCTCTCCACCGGCCTCGATTATCTTCCTCCTGGCTGCCTCGCTGAACTTCCAAGCTGCAACGACGACCTTGTGCTCAAGCCTTCCTGCACCGAGGACGCTTCCCGGGACGATAACAACGTCGCCCTCCTTGGTATAGCGGTTGATCTTGCTGATGTTCACCTCAGCCCTCTGCCTCCTGGGCCTCTCAAGGCGCCAGGCGATGTCCTTCCATATCTTGACTCCTTCCTCGTTTGACTTTTTCCTGAGGGTGCGGATGAGCCTTCTCAGGTTAATATCGGTCGGTCCAGTTCTCTTAACCATGAACATACCTCCTCAAAGCTCTCGCAGGGAAACCGACAGTCGGACGGGGTGAGCGTAATTATGGTGCGGGGGCGGGGATTTGAACCCCGGAACCCCTGCGGGACGGGACCCTGAATCCCGCGCCTTTGGCCAGGCTCGGCTACCCCCGCGTCAGTCGGCTAATTTATGGAGCTCGTTTATAAATCTATCGCTCTTCCTCATGAGTATTTTGAGCGCTATGCTCACGATTTCCTCAACGGGAAGTTCACCATTCGTTTCGACGGTAAACACGAATGAACCGGGCACTATCTCCTCTCTGATCCCCTTACCCATGTGCTCCTCGAACTTCCTGGGAAGGTAAAAGGCCTTTATCGTGGTTATGACTATCTCCTCATCACTCTCCTCGACGGGGAGTCCACGCCTCTCAGCGAGCTCTTTGAGCTCCTCCCAGTCGGGAACGTCTTTGCTGACGTGTATCTTGGTCAGGTACTTGTAGTAAACGAAGCCCGGTTGCCACTTGGCGTGATCCTTTCCGCGGCCGAGCCTCGCATAAGCGTTGAACGTTAGCCTTTGTCCTTCTGCGAGCTTTACTATGGGGATGTTCGGGTTGGCGGGCTTTACATCTCCATCGCTACTCTTGAGGTCGCCCGAGTACACCATGCCAGGGCCCTCAGCCTCAAGCGAGAGGGTAACCGTGTAGTCATCAAGCTCAAGGGCATCGAGCGAGAACCTCTCATGAGGAGTCGTGAGCGGTATCATGGCAAGCCTGTGCGCTATTATCTCGTCGAAAAGTGCAGAATCGTTCTCTAGGAACTCGACCTCATCAACGGCAAAGGTTGGGACTTCCGAGAGAATAGTCCTTCTAAGGGCGTTCGCGAACGGTACATCAACGCCGCTGACGATGAACTTTATTGAGTCGGGCCTCTTCTCAAGAATCTTGAACTCTACCATTGGCATCACCAAAAAAGAAGTTGTAGGGGATCAGACGCGCCTGCCCCTTCTCCCGCCCTTCGGCCTGGTACCGTCGTGCGGGATCGGGGTGACGTCCTCAACCCTTCCAATCCTAAGGCCGGCCCTGGAGAGGGCCCTAATGGCTGCCTGAGCACCTGGTCCCGGGCTCTTGCTCTTGCTTCCTCCAGGGGCGCGGACCTTGATGTGGACGCCGGTGATGCCCTTCTCCATAGCCTCTTCGGCGGCCCTTCTCGCGGCTATCATAGCAGCATACGGTGAGGGCTCGTCCCTGTCGGCCTTGACGACCATACCACCGCTCCACCTGGAGATGGTCTCGGCCCCGGTGAGGTCCGTGATGTGGATGATGGTGTTGTTGTATGAGGAGTAGATGTGGGCGACACCCCACTTCTCCTTCTTCTTTATGTTAACCTGAGTGGTCTGCTCCTCGCTCATGCCTCACCACCCTGCTTAGCCTGTTCGATAACCATCCTCTCGGGGTGGCCCTCCTTGGCGAAGGGTGAGCCCTTGGCGTAGGTTATCGTGTCCTCCTCCTCGCGGAGGACGAGGTAGCCAGGAGAGCGGATGACCTGACCGTTAACCTCGATGTGGCCGTGAACGATGAGCTGCCTAGCCTGCTTCATAGTCCTGGCGAGGCCCTTCCTGTAGACGATGGTCTGAAGCCTCCTCTCAAGGACGTCCTCAACGGTGAGCGAGAGAACGTCATCGAGGACTGCATCGGCCGGAAGGAGGCCAAGCCTGTAGAGC
This sequence is a window from Thermococcus kodakarensis KOD1. Protein-coding genes within it:
- the rplM gene encoding 50S ribosomal protein L13 → MRIINAEGLILGRLASKVAKMLLEGEEVVIVNAEKAIITGNREDIFAKYKQRTELRTRTNPRRGPFYPKRSDEIVRRTVRGMLPWKTDRGRKAFKRLKVYVGVPKEFEGKEFETISEAHMSRLATPKYVTVGEVAKFLGGKF
- a CDS encoding 50S ribosomal protein L18e; amino-acid sequence: MVKRTGPTDINLRRLIRTLRKKSNEEGVKIWKDIAWRLERPRRQRAEVNISKINRYTKEGDVVIVPGSVLGAGRLEHKVVVAAWKFSEAARRKIIEAGGEAISIEELMERNPKGSGVIIME
- a CDS encoding DNA-directed RNA polymerase subunit D, whose protein sequence is MVEFKILEKRPDSIKFIVSGVDVPFANALRRTILSEVPTFAVDEVEFLENDSALFDEIIAHRLAMIPLTTPHERFSLDALELDDYTVTLSLEAEGPGMVYSGDLKSSDGDVKPANPNIPIVKLAEGQRLTFNAYARLGRGKDHAKWQPGFVYYKYLTKIHVSKDVPDWEELKELAERRGLPVEESDEEIVITTIKAFYLPRKFEEHMGKGIREEIVPGSFVFTVETNGELPVEEIVSIALKILMRKSDRFINELHKLAD
- a CDS encoding 30S ribosomal protein S11, translated to MSEEQTTQVNIKKKEKWGVAHIYSSYNNTIIHITDLTGAETISRWSGGMVVKADRDEPSPYAAMIAARRAAEEAMEKGITGVHIKVRAPGGSKSKSPGPGAQAAIRALSRAGLRIGRVEDVTPIPHDGTRPKGGRRGRRV
- a CDS encoding 30S ribosomal protein S4, with the protein product MGDPKRQRKKYETPSHPWIKERLDRERVLKRNYALKNKKELWRHETQLKEFRRRARRLLAARGKQAEIERQQLLQRLYRLGLLPADAVLDDVLSLTVEDVLERRLQTIVYRKGLARTMKQARQLIVHGHIEVNGQVIRSPGYLVLREEEDTITYAKGSPFAKEGHPERMVIEQAKQGGEA